From one Perca flavescens isolate YP-PL-M2 chromosome 4, PFLA_1.0, whole genome shotgun sequence genomic stretch:
- the LOC114553670 gene encoding ras association domain-containing protein 1 isoform X2: MTNVASSSDKTPSFEKTWGSSTSSGYCSEEEADSEFEQYFTARTSFFPQTRKANVNANVKQDEHTEWGKQELNTADYQQKVKEYNAQINSNLFMNMNKDGSYTGFIKVQFKLVRPVSVPPPKKGGHDARGRKASGVKRRTSFYLPKDASKHLHISSRTSAREVIEALLKKFTVVDNPGKFALFERSERHDQVYVRKVSDDEHPLRLRLCAGPNEKVLSFVLKENETGEVNWHAFTMPELKNFLLILKREEEEHVKQIVQRYALARTKMREALAGSTPG; this comes from the exons ATGACAAACGTGGCTAGCAGTTCGGACAAAACTCCCTCCTTCGAGAAGACCTGGGGCAGCTCCACCAGCAGCGGCTACTGCAGCGAGGAGGAAGCCGACTCCGAGTTTGAGCAGTACTTCACCGCCCGGACATCTTTCTTTCCCCAAACCCggaaagctaacgttaatgctaaCGTAAAACAG gATGAACACACTGAATGGGGAAAGCAGGAGTTGAACACTGCAGATTATCAGCAGAAGGTGAAGGAATACAACGCTCAAATCAACAGCAATCTGTTCATGAACATG AACAAGGATGGTTCCTACACTGGCTTCATAAAGGTACAGTTCAAGTTGGTGCGACCTGTGTCAGTTCCACCTCCTAAGAAAGGAGGTCATGATGCTAGAGGGAGGAAGGCTAGCGGAGTGAAGCGTCGCACCTCTTTCTACCTGCCAAAGGATGCATCCAAGCACCTGCACATAAGCTCACGCACTTCTGCTCGTGAGGTCATTGAAGCTTTGTTGAAAAAGTTTACTGTGGTGGACAATCCTGGCAAGTTTGCTCTGTTTGAGCGCAGCGAGCGTCATGACCAAG TTTATGTTCGCAAGGTATCTGATGATGAGCATCCCCTCCGTCTGCGTCTGTGTGCTGGGCCCAATGAGAAAGTTCTCAGCTTTGTTCTGAAAGAGAATGAAACTGGAGAAGTCAAT TGGCATGCCTTCACCATGCCGGAGTTGAAGAACTTCCTGCTCATTCTGAAGCGAGAAGAGGAGGAGCACGTCAAGCAGATAGTGCAGCGGTACGCTCTGGCCCGCACTAAGATGCGAGAGGCTCTGGCTGGCTCGACCCCAGGCTGA
- the tusc2a gene encoding tumor suppressor 2, mitochondrial calcium regulator a: MGGSGSKAKSVWPFSGSGAAGGESASDGNDQSVARLKGSRNATPFVFTRRSSLYYDEDGDLAHEFYEETVVTKNGRKKSKLKRIQKNLIPQGVVKLDHPCIHVDFPIVLCEV, translated from the exons ATGGGTGGGAGTGGATCCAAAGCCAAAAGTGTCTGGCCTTTCTCAGGCAGTGGAGCTGCTGGAGGGGAATCCGCCAGTGATGGGAACGATCAGTCCGTGGCCCGTCTCAAAGGTTCCAGAAATGCAACACCGTTTGTTTTTACCAGGAGAAg TTCTTTGTACTATGACGAGGACGGTGACCTTGCCCATGAATTCTATGAAGAGACGGTTGTGAcaaaaaatggcagaaaaaagtCCAAGTTGAAGAGGATCCAGAAAAATCTGATTCCACAG ggagTTGTGAAGCTTGACCACCCTTGTATACATGTAGATTTCCCCATCGTCCTCTGTGAGGTGTGA
- the zmynd10 gene encoding zinc finger MYND domain-containing protein 10, with protein MDTSVILPVEAEGFVQSLETFSLKEVGSERWFRQHEYIEKLNMQAILNASAMHDEFIKELLVSFGKIPVLVHEMILVEVWKHKVFPILCQLQDFNPNNTFHLYMVIHHEATVINLLETIMYHKDSCEAADDSVLDLVDYCHRKLTLLASKAIREGATTDLHNLTGKAVGSSIEELQMQNAALEFEISLKAVSVLRYITDHTESISVINRMLCTHNMPCVLVQLIDCCPWSRCKEGEVEKYINGRWQKIPVEDRLKMTKLDGQVWISLYNLLLKEDCQRKYDFNNFNKNQLLRLRGFLTEVLIDQLPNLVELQRYLAHLAVTDPAPPKKELILEQIPEMWNHIVRENSGRWKAIAKYQVKETFSPSESDLRLQAQRLAKMYNLDVMESLLPEKPKCGSCGKEATKRCSRCQGEWYCHRECQVKHWSKHKRACQLMAEATEKIQRDLHINS; from the exons ATGGACACGTCTGTAATTCTGCCTGTCGAAGCAGAGGGGTTTGTTCAAAGTCTGGAAACGTTCTCTCTCAAAGAAGTGGGCTCAGAGAG GTGGTTCAGACAGCATGAGTACATTGAGAAACTTAACATGCAAGCGATACTAAATGCTTCTGCCATGCACGATGAGTTCATCAAGGAGCTCCTGGTGTCATTTGGAAAG ATACCTGTTCTGGTCCATGAAATGATCCTTGTCGAGGTGTGGAAGCACAAAGTGTTCCCCATTTTATGTCAGCTGCAGGACTTTAATCCCAACAACACATTTCATCTTTACATGGTG ATCCACCATGAAGCCACGGTCATAAACCTACTTGAAACGATCATGTATCATAAG GATTCATGTGAGGCAGCTGACGACTCTGTTCTTGACTTGGTTGATTACTGCCACCGCAAACTTACCCTGCTGGCCAGCAAAGCGATCAGGGAGGGTGCAACAACTGACCTACACAACCTGACAGGGAAAGCAGTTGGTTCCTCTATAGAG GAGTTGCAGATGCAGAATGCTGCACTGGAGTTTGAAATCTCCCTGAAGGCTGTCTCTGTGCTGCGCTACATTACTGATCACACCGAGAG tatCAGTGTTATTAATCGCATGCTGTGCACCCATAACATGCCTTGCGTGCTGGTCCAGCTGATTGACTGCTGCCCTTGGAGTCGCTGTAAAGAAG GTGAGGTAGAAAAGTACATAAATGGCAGATGGCAGAAGATTCCTGTTGAGGACCGTTTAAAGATGACAAAACTGGATGGTCAGGTCTGGATTTCCCTTTACAATCTGCTGCTGAAGGAAGACTGCCAAAGGAAATATGACTTCAACAACTTCAACAAGAACCAGCTTCTAAGG CTCCGGGGTTTCTTGACAGAGGTGTTGATTGATCAGCTGCCAAACCTGGTGGAGCTTCAGCGTTACCTGGCTCATCTGGCCGTTACAGACCCTGCCCCTCCAAAAAAGGAACTTATTTTAGAACAG ATCCCAGAAATGTGGAACCACATTGTGAGAGAGAATTCTGGGAGGTGGAAGGCAATAGCAAAGTATCAAGTCAAAGAAACTTTCAGCCCATCTGAAAGTGACCTGAGGCTGCAGGCACAGAG GTTGGCTAAGATGTACAATTTGGATGTGATGGAGAGTTTACTCCCTGAGAAGCCAAAGTGTGGATCCTGTGGGAAAGAGGCTACAAAGAGATGCTCTCGGTGTCAGGGAGAATGGTACTGTCACAG AGAATGTCAGGTGAAGCACTGGTCTAAACACAAGAGAGCCTGCCAGCTTATGGCTGAGGCCACAGAGAAGATCCAGAGGGACCTGCACATCAACAGCTAA
- the LOC114553670 gene encoding ras association domain-containing protein 1 isoform X1, with translation MSWGEFIELRDLRPDQEQIELTHGTRSPCSPPRLERANALRISPGKVPDLLSRVGIIRVLSSTQDPQLTEEKGEGHNFQPCSHAQPTWCDLCGDFIWGLYKQSLRCANCRFTCHYRCRALIRLDCSWDRGAVADHTYVVEHTIETDTNVDEHTEWGKQELNTADYQQKVKEYNAQINSNLFMNMNKDGSYTGFIKVQFKLVRPVSVPPPKKGGHDARGRKASGVKRRTSFYLPKDASKHLHISSRTSAREVIEALLKKFTVVDNPGKFALFERSERHDQVYVRKVSDDEHPLRLRLCAGPNEKVLSFVLKENETGEVNWHAFTMPELKNFLLILKREEEEHVKQIVQRYALARTKMREALAGSTPG, from the exons ATGTCTTGGGGGGAGTTCATCGAGCTCCGTGACCTGAGGCCAGACCAAGAGCAGATAGAGCTGACGCACGGCACACGTTCGCCCTGCTCACCTCCACGCCTGGAGAGAGCCAATGCCCTGAGGATCAGCCCGGGGAAGGTCCCAGACCTGCTGAGCCGGGTGGGCATCATCAGAGTCCTGAGCAGCACTCAGGACCCCCAGCTCACTGAGGAGAAGGGAGAGGGACACAACTTCCAGCCCTGCAGCCACGCTCAGCCCACGTGGTGTGACCTGTGTGGAGACTTCATCTGGGGCCTGTATAAGCAGAGCCTGCGGTGTGCCA ATTGTAGATTCACATGTCACTACCGCTGTCGTGCTCTGATCCGGTTGGACTGCAGCTGGGACAGAGGCGCCGTGGCTGACCACACATATGTTGTGGAGCACACCATAGAAACAGACACAAATGTG gATGAACACACTGAATGGGGAAAGCAGGAGTTGAACACTGCAGATTATCAGCAGAAGGTGAAGGAATACAACGCTCAAATCAACAGCAATCTGTTCATGAACATG AACAAGGATGGTTCCTACACTGGCTTCATAAAGGTACAGTTCAAGTTGGTGCGACCTGTGTCAGTTCCACCTCCTAAGAAAGGAGGTCATGATGCTAGAGGGAGGAAGGCTAGCGGAGTGAAGCGTCGCACCTCTTTCTACCTGCCAAAGGATGCATCCAAGCACCTGCACATAAGCTCACGCACTTCTGCTCGTGAGGTCATTGAAGCTTTGTTGAAAAAGTTTACTGTGGTGGACAATCCTGGCAAGTTTGCTCTGTTTGAGCGCAGCGAGCGTCATGACCAAG TTTATGTTCGCAAGGTATCTGATGATGAGCATCCCCTCCGTCTGCGTCTGTGTGCTGGGCCCAATGAGAAAGTTCTCAGCTTTGTTCTGAAAGAGAATGAAACTGGAGAAGTCAAT TGGCATGCCTTCACCATGCCGGAGTTGAAGAACTTCCTGCTCATTCTGAAGCGAGAAGAGGAGGAGCACGTCAAGCAGATAGTGCAGCGGTACGCTCTGGCCCGCACTAAGATGCGAGAGGCTCTGGCTGGCTCGACCCCAGGCTGA